The following proteins are co-located in the Candidatus Bathyarchaeota archaeon genome:
- a CDS encoding DUF87 domain-containing protein encodes MDRDRVVGVVEGDISVTKFKFRALTEDIGLNDYVEVEQDGESYVAIVTNLHRTPDSIICECNLIGLGPRKPFPIGATVYRVSEENLRKSLGLTADEKRGIYIGRLIGYGCKVYLPVKGMGRIFIVGKPGSGKSYTVGVIVEEFLKKGIPVVIIDPHGEYSSLKIPGSPPPDSGIKPKSYVDQVLEFGDPQINPGVDLGLDALKVADPEDLVVSGQCTIINLRGIVEERQVEIVSEVLDKLFQASITRRIKPFYCFMDEAHRFAGKERRSTTEFVKRFAQEGRKFGANLVVVTQRPQLLDTTVRGLVGTWIIHRVTDPNDLRIVLESGGLGRKWEEIIQWLDKGEAVVTGEVVEKVPILVKIRARETMHGAPGFNPLDFAEPELKSRIAERIRDTKKRLLNRRRVEHYWDNPPDVTPDLPQCFLPANVKPEDVIEKIVDANPHLNVELSDYTLEYKPALEYEVEAQVNRKNPKISFRCGLSGFTPLVEGFNFKRREAYGLTLDDLSSVIPSTEPPLEGRYVKPSIDLSERGFKRLVRGLKINSSLRLARVVFYHTGLGYVSQVSDKKAFMEECRREAKRLIEEEVKRELDNLQKFLEDIREDSRRREEFLMKNLEELKELEKNVKKLKSKLAKARKSHRPLRRLKSMIASRERRIQKLKKRVNVLEHEIEELKNYEDTLLQEWNSRIDAIRDKYMNLEKAAVRSYVIQPTSRELKITLLQLVWVPVFKAVLKVSNGSMETTIGVNWNGVNGKGVYGECVECGITIGEAADMVFCTVCLKPICGEHRIVCERCGKPVCPTHSWRCEICGRTLCDGEEKFLCGICFKTICEDCVAKCSVCGEDKVYCIEDVIECPHCGLRFCRGHFKEHLTWCEVCGEETCLNSSYACSVCGKTLCESCAVECSICGEKVCPDHLWVCNVCGRSFCVFEEKNICEICGKPVCADDAFVCPSCGRTVGRIHVVRCPNCGAEVCKDCLVSKRTGLFKKRGCRLCLGG; translated from the coding sequence TTGGATAGGGACAGGGTTGTCGGCGTAGTCGAGGGAGATATATCGGTAACCAAGTTTAAGTTTAGGGCTTTAACCGAGGATATAGGGTTAAACGACTACGTCGAGGTCGAACAGGACGGCGAGAGCTACGTCGCTATAGTCACGAACCTCCATAGAACCCCGGACTCGATAATATGCGAATGTAACCTCATAGGCTTAGGCCCTAGAAAACCCTTCCCCATAGGCGCTACCGTCTACAGGGTTTCAGAGGAGAACCTCCGGAAGAGCCTAGGGTTAACGGCCGATGAGAAGAGGGGTATATACATAGGCCGCCTCATAGGTTACGGGTGTAAGGTATATCTACCTGTTAAAGGCATGGGTAGGATATTCATAGTCGGTAAGCCCGGTTCGGGTAAAAGCTACACGGTCGGGGTTATAGTCGAGGAGTTTCTTAAAAAAGGCATCCCGGTCGTGATAATAGACCCTCACGGTGAGTATTCGAGCTTGAAGATCCCCGGCTCCCCTCCCCCAGATTCAGGGATTAAACCCAAGTCTTACGTAGACCAGGTCCTCGAGTTCGGAGACCCCCAGATAAACCCTGGGGTCGACCTTGGTCTCGACGCTTTGAAGGTCGCAGACCCCGAGGACCTCGTCGTATCAGGCCAATGCACGATCATAAACCTTCGAGGGATCGTCGAAGAGAGACAGGTCGAGATAGTCAGCGAGGTTCTGGATAAGCTGTTTCAGGCCTCGATAACTAGGAGGATCAAGCCTTTCTACTGCTTTATGGACGAGGCGCATAGGTTCGCGGGTAAGGAGCGGAGGTCTACCACAGAGTTCGTCAAGCGGTTCGCCCAGGAAGGCAGAAAGTTCGGGGCTAACCTAGTCGTGGTTACCCAGAGACCTCAGCTTCTGGACACGACCGTTAGGGGTTTGGTGGGTACTTGGATAATCCATAGGGTGACAGACCCCAACGACCTAAGGATAGTTCTCGAAAGCGGCGGCTTAGGCCGTAAGTGGGAGGAAATCATACAGTGGCTTGATAAAGGGGAAGCCGTAGTCACTGGCGAGGTTGTGGAGAAGGTTCCCATACTCGTTAAGATCAGGGCTAGAGAAACGATGCACGGTGCCCCAGGCTTTAACCCCCTAGATTTCGCAGAGCCTGAACTTAAAAGCAGAATAGCTGAGCGCATAAGGGATACCAAGAAGAGGCTTCTCAATAGGCGTAGAGTCGAACATTACTGGGATAATCCTCCTGATGTCACACCTGACCTACCGCAGTGTTTTCTACCCGCAAACGTTAAGCCTGAAGACGTGATCGAGAAAATAGTCGACGCGAATCCTCATCTAAATGTGGAGTTGAGCGACTATACGTTAGAGTATAAACCAGCGCTTGAATACGAGGTCGAAGCCCAAGTCAACAGAAAAAATCCTAAGATAAGTTTCAGATGCGGTTTATCAGGTTTCACGCCTCTCGTGGAAGGGTTCAACTTCAAACGGCGGGAGGCATACGGTTTAACGCTTGACGACTTATCGTCTGTGATACCTTCGACCGAGCCTCCGCTCGAGGGGCGTTACGTTAAACCCAGTATAGATCTCTCTGAGAGAGGCTTTAAGAGGCTTGTCAGGGGTCTTAAGATAAACTCATCTCTTAGACTCGCGAGAGTTGTGTTCTATCACACTGGTTTAGGCTATGTATCCCAGGTCTCTGATAAGAAGGCGTTCATGGAAGAGTGCCGTAGAGAGGCTAAGCGGCTGATAGAGGAGGAGGTTAAACGGGAGCTTGACAACCTCCAGAAGTTTCTCGAAGACATCAGGGAAGATTCGAGGCGTAGAGAGGAGTTCTTGATGAAGAATCTCGAAGAGCTTAAGGAGCTTGAAAAGAACGTTAAGAAGCTTAAGAGCAAATTGGCTAAGGCGCGTAAATCCCATAGACCGCTTAGGAGACTCAAATCTATGATAGCCTCTAGGGAGAGGAGGATTCAGAAGCTTAAGAAGAGGGTCAACGTCTTGGAGCATGAGATCGAGGAGCTTAAAAACTACGAGGATACGCTTCTACAGGAGTGGAACAGCAGAATAGACGCTATAAGGGATAAATACATGAACCTCGAGAAGGCTGCCGTAAGAAGCTACGTCATACAGCCCACGTCTAGGGAGCTTAAGATCACGCTACTGCAGCTTGTCTGGGTTCCTGTATTCAAGGCGGTTCTAAAGGTATCTAATGGAAGCATGGAGACCACGATAGGTGTAAACTGGAATGGTGTCAACGGTAAAGGTGTCTACGGTGAATGCGTAGAGTGCGGTATAACGATCGGAGAAGCCGCAGACATGGTTTTCTGCACGGTCTGTCTCAAGCCTATATGCGGTGAGCATAGGATCGTATGCGAAAGATGCGGTAAACCTGTGTGCCCGACTCACTCGTGGAGATGCGAAATCTGCGGCAGAACCCTCTGCGACGGTGAGGAAAAATTCCTGTGCGGAATATGCTTTAAGACCATATGCGAAGACTGTGTAGCAAAATGCAGCGTATGTGGTGAGGATAAAGTCTACTGCATAGAAGACGTAATAGAATGTCCCCACTGCGGTTTAAGGTTCTGTAGAGGTCACTTCAAGGAGCATCTGACTTGGTGTGAGGTTTGCGGTGAAGAGACTTGTCTAAACTCATCCTACGCATGCTCGGTGTGCGGCAAGACGCTATGCGAATCTTGTGCCGTGGAATGTTCGATATGCGGTGAGAAGGTCTGTCCCGACCACCTATGGGTCTGTAATGTATGTGGTAGAAGCTTCTGCGTCTTCGAAGAGAAGAACATCTGCGAAATATGCGGTAAACCTGTGTGTGCCGACGACGCGTTCGTATGCCCGTCTTGCGGTCGCACCGTAGGTAGAATCCACGTAGTCAGATGCCCCAACTGTGGAGCTGAGGTCTGTAAAGACTGCCTAGTCTCTAAGAGAACAGGTTTGTTTAAAAAGAGGGGATGCCGACTTTGTCTTGGTGGTTAA